From one Fusobacterium mortiferum ATCC 9817 genomic stretch:
- a CDS encoding O-acetylhomoserine aminocarboxypropyltransferase/cysteine synthase family protein, with product MSREEFKIETQLVQGSGEFTEGQPRVYPIYQTTTYDYNSPEVLAELFDLKRDGYMYSRIGNPTVTAFEEKIAQLEKGVGALALASGQAANVTAILNICGCGDHIVSLATIYGGTANLFKSTLKKYGITATFVSPEASEEEIKTAFQENTKVLFGETLGNPEMNVIDFEKLVRVGKEKGVPVIVDNTLASPYLCNPIEYGVNIVTHSATKYIDGQGAALGGVIVDGGNFNWDNGKFPDLVEPDSAYHNLSYWKDFGKAAYITRARVTLLRDFGACLNPFNAFLFLRGLETLHLRMERHSENALKVAKFLENHEKIEWVNYPKLESSYSYENAKKYLPKGGSGVILLGVKGGREGAERFIKELTWIRSVIHVGDSRTCVLHPASTTHRQLSEEDQIKAGVLPEAVRLNVGIENVEDILKDIARALENI from the coding sequence ATGAGCAGAGAGGAATTTAAAATTGAAACACAACTTGTACAAGGGAGTGGAGAGTTTACTGAGGGGCAACCAAGAGTATATCCAATATATCAGACTACAACTTATGACTACAACTCTCCAGAGGTTTTAGCAGAGCTATTTGACTTAAAAAGAGATGGGTATATGTATTCAAGAATAGGAAATCCAACAGTTACAGCCTTTGAAGAAAAGATAGCACAGCTAGAAAAAGGTGTGGGAGCTTTGGCACTAGCTTCAGGACAAGCAGCCAATGTAACAGCTATTTTGAATATATGTGGTTGCGGTGACCATATAGTATCTCTAGCAACTATATATGGGGGAACAGCTAATCTATTTAAATCTACCTTGAAAAAGTATGGAATAACTGCTACTTTTGTTTCTCCAGAGGCTTCAGAAGAGGAGATAAAGACAGCTTTTCAAGAGAATACAAAGGTGCTTTTTGGAGAAACTTTGGGAAATCCAGAGATGAATGTAATAGATTTTGAAAAGCTTGTGAGAGTAGGGAAAGAGAAGGGAGTTCCTGTTATAGTAGATAACACTCTAGCTTCTCCATATCTATGTAATCCTATTGAATATGGAGTAAATATAGTAACTCATTCAGCTACAAAATATATAGATGGGCAAGGGGCAGCATTGGGTGGAGTTATTGTAGATGGTGGAAATTTTAATTGGGACAATGGAAAGTTTCCAGACCTTGTAGAGCCAGATTCAGCTTACCATAACTTAAGTTATTGGAAAGATTTTGGAAAAGCTGCATATATAACAAGGGCTAGGGTAACTTTATTGAGAGATTTTGGAGCTTGTCTAAATCCTTTTAATGCTTTTCTTTTCTTGAGAGGATTGGAAACACTACATCTAAGAATGGAAAGACATAGTGAAAATGCTTTAAAAGTTGCAAAATTTTTAGAAAATCATGAGAAGATAGAGTGGGTAAATTATCCTAAGTTAGAGAGCAGTTATTCATATGAAAATGCTAAAAAGTATCTACCTAAAGGGGGAAGTGGAGTTATATTACTAGGTGTCAAAGGTGGAAGAGAGGGAGCAGAGAGATTTATAAAGGAGCTTACTTGGATAAGAAGTGTAATTCACGTGGGAGATTCTCGTACTTGTGTATTACATCCAGCTAGTACAACACATAGACAACTATCAGAAGAGGACCAAATAAAAGCTGGTGTTTTACCTGAAGCAGTTAGATTGAATGTGGGAATAGAAAATGTAGAGGATATATTGAAAGATATAGCTAGAGCCTTAGAAAATATATAA
- a CDS encoding ABC transporter substrate-binding protein: MKKLFLGLIGIMMSIFLIGCGGEKEVETTENTKKLTVYCPHPLEFIDPLVKEFEVKYGVSVEVIAAGTGELMKRIESEKDNPLADVLWGGTITTVEPIKDYFLPYTSKNEEAFYDSYKNVEGNMTRFTAVPSVIMVNKNLIGDIKIEGYQDLLNPALKGKIAFSDPAKSSSSFEHLVNMLYAMGNGNPDNGWSYVEKLMDNLNYTLLSGSSAVYKGVADGEYTVGLTFEEGAVKYVNSDAPVEVVYMEEGVIVKPDGVYIVKNCKNLENAKLFVDFLTGKEAQSMITAQLNRRSIRKDVEPGKGLKKLEDINVIEDDLEVVKSQKAVWLDKFKDIYTK; encoded by the coding sequence ATGAAAAAATTATTTTTAGGATTAATTGGAATTATGATGTCTATATTTTTAATAGGTTGTGGAGGAGAAAAGGAAGTAGAAACTACTGAAAATACAAAAAAATTGACAGTATATTGTCCACATCCATTAGAATTTATAGATCCATTGGTAAAAGAGTTTGAAGTAAAATATGGAGTATCAGTAGAGGTAATAGCAGCAGGAACTGGAGAATTAATGAAGAGAATCGAATCAGAAAAGGATAATCCATTAGCTGATGTACTATGGGGAGGAACTATAACAACAGTAGAGCCAATAAAAGATTATTTCTTACCATATACTTCTAAAAATGAAGAAGCTTTCTATGATAGTTATAAAAATGTAGAAGGAAATATGACAAGATTTACAGCAGTACCAAGTGTAATTATGGTAAATAAAAATCTTATAGGAGATATCAAAATAGAAGGATATCAAGATTTATTAAATCCAGCTTTAAAAGGAAAAATAGCTTTTTCTGATCCAGCTAAATCTTCATCATCTTTTGAACATTTAGTAAATATGCTATATGCAATGGGAAATGGAAATCCAGATAATGGTTGGTCTTATGTAGAAAAATTAATGGATAATTTAAACTATACTTTACTTTCTGGTTCTTCAGCTGTATATAAAGGAGTTGCAGATGGAGAGTATACAGTGGGATTGACATTTGAAGAGGGAGCAGTAAAATATGTAAACTCTGATGCTCCAGTAGAAGTAGTTTATATGGAAGAGGGAGTAATAGTAAAACCTGATGGTGTATATATAGTAAAAAATTGTAAAAACTTAGAAAATGCAAAATTATTTGTAGATTTCTTAACTGGTAAAGAGGCACAAAGTATGATTACAGCTCAATTAAATAGAAGAAGTATAAGAAAAGATGTTGAGCCAGGAAAAGGATTGAAGAAATTAGAGGATATAAATGTAATAGAAGATGACCTTGAAGTTGTAAAATCTCAAAAAGCAGTATGGTTAGATAAATTTAAAGATATCTATACAAAATAA
- a CDS encoding ABC transporter ATP-binding protein, translating to MSVAINVDNVIKKFGDNTIIPGMTVNIKNGEFFTLLGPSGCGKTTLLRMIAGFNSIEGGKIYFDDKCINDVPAHKRNIGMVFQSYAIFPHMTVRENVEYGLKLRKINKDEIKEKVDKILDVVKISEYQERLPERLSGGQQQRVALARAIVIHPSVLLMDEPLSNLDAKLRLEMRSAIRDVQKKVGITTVYVTHDQEEALAISDRIAVINRGVIQQLGTPHDIYTRPYNQFVATFIGYSNLFRGYLKIREGKKFVVFKSGYEIEMENLVDEVKDNQEVIVAIRPEEFSIVHESGEGLEMKIKTSTFLGKYNTYEIEALKDDIVENMPALEFSQDIGQATKIYGVGDKLYLKPNSKKINIFTSDGEKSLIKGVEVYVK from the coding sequence ATGAGTGTAGCAATAAATGTGGATAATGTTATAAAAAAATTTGGAGATAATACAATTATACCAGGAATGACAGTAAATATAAAAAATGGAGAGTTTTTTACACTGTTAGGACCATCTGGTTGTGGTAAAACTACCCTACTAAGAATGATAGCAGGATTTAATAGTATAGAGGGAGGAAAAATATATTTTGATGATAAGTGTATAAATGATGTCCCTGCACATAAAAGAAATATAGGAATGGTATTCCAAAGCTATGCTATCTTCCCACATATGACTGTTAGAGAAAATGTGGAATATGGACTAAAATTAAGAAAAATTAATAAAGATGAGATTAAAGAAAAAGTGGATAAAATATTAGATGTTGTAAAAATTTCAGAGTATCAAGAGAGATTGCCAGAGAGATTATCAGGAGGACAACAACAAAGGGTTGCTCTAGCAAGAGCTATTGTAATTCATCCAAGTGTTTTACTTATGGATGAGCCTCTTTCAAACTTAGATGCTAAGTTGAGATTGGAGATGCGTTCTGCTATAAGAGATGTACAAAAGAAAGTTGGAATAACAACTGTATATGTAACACATGACCAAGAGGAAGCTTTGGCTATTTCTGATAGGATAGCTGTTATCAATAGAGGAGTAATTCAACAACTAGGAACTCCACATGATATATATACAAGACCATACAATCAGTTTGTAGCTACATTTATAGGATATTCTAATCTTTTTAGAGGGTATTTAAAAATAAGAGAGGGTAAAAAATTTGTTGTATTTAAAAGTGGTTATGAAATTGAGATGGAAAATTTAGTTGATGAAGTGAAAGATAATCAAGAAGTTATAGTAGCAATTCGTCCAGAGGAGTTTTCAATAGTGCATGAAAGTGGAGAAGGGCTAGAAATGAAGATAAAGACAAGTACTTTTTTAGGAAAGTATAATACATATGAGATAGAAGCTTTAAAAGATGATATAGTAGAAAATATGCCAGCATTGGAATTTTCTCAAGATATAGGACAGGCTACAAAAATATATGGTGTAGGAGATAAATTATATTTAAAACCAAACTCTAAAAAAATAAATATCTTTACTTCTGATGGAGAAAAGAGTTTAATAAAAGGAGTTGAGGTGTATGTTAAATAG
- a CDS encoding ABC transporter permease: MLNRKFKWDFWTSVTLIIALIFTLFLIYPLFSLFISGFKDPITNEWSLTNFVRFFSRKYYYQGLLNSFKVTSCVTVLAIVIGVPMAYFMSAYKVKLKGLVEVLIIISMLSPPFIGAYSWVLLCGRSGVVTEFFRDILGINLPTIYGFTGILLVFTLKLYPFIYLYVSGALKKIDVSLSEAAESLGCTTIKKVCTIIMPLILPTLMSGGLLVFMNAMADFGTPMLIGEGYNVMPVLIYSEFVGEMGGNANFAAAMATVLVFITILLFLGQKYIVNKKSFVMSSLRPMQAKELKGVKGVLMHIFIYLVVFLSIIPQITVVYTSFLKTKGSMFVPEFSLESYEKVFSRMGNAIFNTYLYGIIAIVIIIFLGMFIAYISTRKRNVLTGIIDTMTMFPYIIPGSVIGITLLLAFNSKPLLLSGTAAIIVISFVIRRLPYTLRSAAAILYQISPSLEEASISLGCSPVKTFFKVTSIMMLPGVLSGAILSWITVINELSSSVILYTGFTRTMSVSIYTEVIRASYGTAAALSTILTLTTVVSLLIFFKVTGGKNVNI, translated from the coding sequence ATGTTAAATAGAAAGTTTAAATGGGATTTTTGGACAAGTGTAACTTTAATAATAGCCCTTATTTTTACACTATTTTTAATATATCCATTATTCTCTTTATTCATTAGTGGTTTTAAAGACCCTATAACAAATGAGTGGAGCTTAACAAACTTTGTAAGATTTTTTTCGAGAAAGTATTATTATCAAGGACTTTTAAATAGTTTTAAGGTAACTTCTTGTGTAACAGTACTGGCTATTGTTATTGGAGTTCCTATGGCTTATTTTATGTCTGCTTATAAAGTGAAATTAAAAGGTTTAGTAGAAGTATTGATTATTATCTCTATGTTATCTCCTCCATTTATAGGAGCTTACTCTTGGGTTTTACTATGTGGAAGAAGTGGAGTTGTTACAGAGTTTTTTAGAGATATTTTGGGGATAAATCTTCCTACAATATATGGATTTACAGGAATACTATTAGTTTTTACATTAAAACTATATCCATTTATCTATCTATATGTTTCAGGAGCTCTAAAAAAAATAGATGTTTCATTAAGTGAAGCAGCAGAAAGCTTAGGTTGTACAACAATTAAGAAAGTTTGCACTATTATAATGCCTCTAATTTTACCTACTCTTATGTCAGGAGGACTTTTGGTATTTATGAATGCTATGGCAGACTTTGGTACTCCTATGTTAATAGGAGAAGGGTATAATGTTATGCCAGTTTTGATATATTCTGAGTTTGTAGGAGAAATGGGTGGAAATGCTAACTTTGCTGCAGCAATGGCAACAGTTTTAGTATTTATAACTATCTTGTTATTTTTAGGACAAAAATATATAGTAAATAAGAAATCTTTTGTTATGAGCTCTTTAAGACCTATGCAAGCAAAGGAGTTAAAAGGAGTAAAGGGAGTATTGATGCATATATTTATATATTTAGTAGTATTCTTATCAATAATTCCACAAATTACAGTAGTATATACTTCTTTCTTAAAAACAAAAGGTTCGATGTTTGTTCCAGAGTTTTCGTTGGAAAGCTATGAGAAAGTCTTTTCTAGAATGGGAAATGCTATATTTAATACTTATCTATATGGAATAATAGCAATAGTAATTATAATTTTCTTGGGAATGTTTATAGCCTATATTTCTACAAGAAAAAGAAATGTTTTAACAGGAATAATAGATACAATGACAATGTTTCCATATATTATTCCAGGGTCTGTAATTGGTATCACTCTTCTTTTAGCTTTTAATAGTAAGCCACTATTACTAAGTGGTACAGCAGCTATAATAGTAATCTCATTTGTAATAAGAAGATTACCTTACACATTGAGGTCAGCAGCAGCAATACTATATCAAATAAGTCCAAGCTTGGAAGAGGCTTCAATTAGTTTAGGTTGTTCTCCAGTGAAAACATTTTTTAAAGTAACTTCAATAATGATGTTACCAGGGGTATTATCAGGAGCTATACTAAGTTGGATAACAGTAATAAATGAATTGAGTTCTTCAGTTATTTTATATACAGGATTTACTAGGACAATGTCAGTATCTATATATACTGAGGTAATTAGAGCAAGTTATGGTACAGCAGCAGCACTATCTACAATTTTGACTTTAACAACAGTTGTATCTCTTCTAATTTTCTTTAAAGTAACTGGTGGAAAAAATGTAAATATTTAA
- a CDS encoding sensor histidine kinase, which yields MGNKKFVSFKEQMKKILIFYSLIPIIFTALIGYGMIYYLSYRAMVNNNNNNLKNLSQQTDEIISKVYNEIDRLSKDEILKKVILDDEINEKAYELLYKSPLNLEIDGKFVLYDKNINILMTNAEFLGSSNGYIWGLFYRMLSNNEKTINYVGKLYFREGNVSNFSVGKPIKNNNEIIGYLVYHMLDKNFEKIMGDSENFGVVLTDKYNNVISTNNANFKDSLDKLKKEFREKKNYLKYRGRKYYISKQEVFYSNIDVYCISSTEYIIDNFIESFIYITIVFIFLVIFMSKVAKNIALKKTKTIEEIIKAIKNIETGDLDTQINIKSNDEFEIIGDTYNQMLLDIKRLIEKNKEEATHSIVTEIKQLESQFNPHFLFNTLEMLRYTIHLDKKMANKIIINMASILRFSIENKSSEVKIEREIFYIKNYLEIQKIRFGDKFSYSIDVEERFLEYLTPKLIIQPIVENSIKHGYIQEKEFKILIKIKQKRERIQIGIFDNGKGIEKQELKLLKEKLLKRNLSLKEHIGMYNVQRRIELLYGKEYGLNIRSSSNRGTYIGIEIPFKLEWRQDDKSIDSRR from the coding sequence ATGGGAAATAAGAAATTTGTCAGTTTTAAAGAGCAGATGAAAAAGATTTTAATTTTCTATTCACTCATTCCTATTATTTTTACTGCTCTTATAGGTTATGGAATGATATATTACCTAAGTTATAGAGCAATGGTAAATAATAATAATAACAATTTAAAAAATTTATCTCAGCAAACAGATGAAATAATTTCAAAGGTATATAATGAAATTGATAGATTGAGCAAGGATGAGATTTTAAAAAAGGTAATACTTGATGATGAGATCAATGAAAAAGCTTACGAGCTTCTATACAAAAGTCCTCTAAATCTTGAAATTGATGGTAAATTTGTACTATATGATAAAAATATAAATATCTTAATGACCAATGCAGAGTTTCTAGGGAGTAGTAACGGATATATTTGGGGACTCTTTTACAGAATGTTATCTAATAATGAAAAGACTATAAATTATGTAGGAAAGCTATATTTTAGAGAGGGAAATGTAAGTAATTTTTCTGTTGGGAAACCTATAAAAAATAATAATGAGATTATAGGTTATTTGGTTTATCATATGTTAGATAAAAATTTTGAAAAGATAATGGGAGATTCTGAAAATTTTGGTGTAGTTTTAACAGATAAGTATAATAATGTTATCTCAACTAATAATGCCAATTTTAAAGATTCCTTAGATAAATTAAAGAAAGAGTTTAGAGAGAAAAAAAATTATCTGAAATATAGGGGAAGAAAATACTATATTTCTAAGCAAGAGGTTTTTTATTCAAATATAGATGTATATTGTATATCTTCTACTGAATATATTATAGATAATTTTATAGAGAGTTTTATTTATATAACTATTGTTTTCATTTTTCTTGTAATTTTTATGTCGAAGGTTGCTAAAAATATTGCTTTAAAAAAGACTAAAACAATTGAAGAGATAATAAAGGCAATAAAAAATATAGAAACAGGAGATTTAGATACTCAGATAAATATAAAATCTAATGATGAGTTTGAGATAATAGGTGATACTTATAATCAGATGCTTTTAGATATAAAAAGATTGATAGAAAAAAATAAAGAGGAAGCAACACATAGTATAGTTACAGAGATAAAACAGCTAGAGAGTCAATTTAATCCCCACTTTCTTTTTAATACATTGGAGATGTTGAGGTATACTATTCATTTAGATAAAAAAATGGCTAATAAGATAATTATTAATATGGCATCAATCTTGAGATTTAGTATAGAAAATAAAAGTTCAGAAGTAAAAATAGAGAGGGAGATTTTCTATATAAAAAACTATTTAGAAATTCAGAAGATAAGATTTGGAGATAAGTTTTCATATTCTATAGATGTAGAGGAGAGATTTTTAGAATATTTAACACCTAAACTAATTATTCAACCAATAGTTGAAAACTCTATTAAACACGGATATATTCAAGAGAAAGAGTTTAAAATATTAATTAAGATTAAGCAGAAGAGAGAGAGAATTCAGATAGGAATTTTTGATAATGGTAAGGGAATAGAAAAGCAAGAGCTAAAACTTTTAAAGGAGAAACTTTTAAAAAGAAATTTAAGCTTAAAAGAGCATATTGGAATGTATAATGTTCAAAGAAGAATAGAGTTGTTATATGGGAAAGAGTATGGCTTAAATATAAGGAGCTCCTCTAATAGGGGAACTTATATAGGAATAGAGATTCCATTTAAATTGGAATGGAGGCAAGATGATAAGAGTATTGATAGTAGAAGATGA
- a CDS encoding response regulator transcription factor: MIRVLIVEDEEIIRKGLINTIDWIEKDCNIVGEAINGLDGLEKIRELKPDLVITDIKMPNLNGLEMIKRCQSENIVFESILLTSYGEFEYAKEGINIGVVEYLLKPLDEELLYKALDKVKQKLENKKNLEVLEKVSKTKEELEFFNINICFEKAQTKNKYVYKALQKIQNRYNEKISIIEIADELGVSSGYLSRKFKEELEETFLEILNKYRVQKAMKLLVKEDLKMYEISEKVGFSDYKHFCTVFKKYLGMAPGEFIKKDVLIFDKDK, encoded by the coding sequence ATGATAAGAGTATTGATAGTAGAAGATGAGGAGATTATTAGAAAGGGACTAATAAATACTATAGATTGGATAGAAAAAGATTGTAATATAGTGGGGGAAGCTATAAATGGATTAGATGGATTGGAAAAAATAAGAGAGCTTAAACCAGATTTGGTTATTACAGATATAAAGATGCCTAATTTAAATGGATTGGAAATGATAAAAAGGTGTCAAAGTGAAAATATAGTTTTTGAATCAATTTTATTAACTAGTTATGGAGAGTTTGAATATGCTAAAGAGGGGATAAATATTGGTGTAGTGGAGTATCTTTTAAAGCCACTAGATGAGGAGTTACTCTATAAAGCATTAGACAAGGTAAAGCAAAAGTTGGAAAATAAGAAAAATCTTGAGGTTTTGGAGAAAGTTAGTAAAACTAAAGAGGAATTGGAATTTTTTAATATAAATATCTGTTTTGAGAAAGCTCAGACTAAAAATAAATATGTGTATAAAGCTTTACAAAAAATTCAAAATAGATATAATGAGAAGATAAGTATTATTGAGATTGCAGATGAATTGGGAGTGAGTTCAGGTTATCTCAGCAGAAAGTTTAAAGAGGAACTAGAGGAAACTTTTTTAGAGATATTGAATAAATATAGGGTGCAGAAAGCTATGAAACTCCTTGTAAAAGAGGATTTAAAAATGTATGAAATCTCTGAAAAAGTTGGATTTAGTGATTACAAACATTTTTGTACTGTGTTTAAAAAATATCTTGGTATGGCTCCAGGGGAGTTTATAAAAAAAGATGTTTTAATATTTGATAAGGATAAATAG
- a CDS encoding HAD family hydrolase has protein sequence MIKNIIFDLGNVLIEYSPERFISEFVAEKNQDRFYKRVFKEQEWQDLDRGTLEYDEAIKIFTKDLPEEKENIEKLFKENIQGVLFPIEENLKLLPKLKEKGYKLYILSNFHREAFLEIERKCEFKKYFDGKVVSYDVKLLKPEKEIYEELLKKYNLNPEETLFIDDTLANTEGAEKLGISTIHLINKEKLKEELEKFL, from the coding sequence ATGATAAAAAATATTATTTTTGATTTGGGAAATGTGTTGATAGAGTATAGTCCAGAGAGATTTATCTCTGAATTTGTAGCTGAGAAAAATCAAGATAGATTCTATAAAAGAGTATTTAAAGAGCAAGAGTGGCAAGATTTAGATAGAGGAACATTAGAGTATGATGAGGCTATAAAGATTTTTACAAAGGATTTACCAGAGGAGAAAGAGAACATAGAAAAACTTTTTAAAGAGAATATACAAGGGGTACTGTTTCCTATTGAAGAGAATTTAAAATTATTACCAAAATTAAAAGAAAAGGGGTATAAATTATATATTCTTTCTAATTTTCACAGAGAGGCTTTTTTAGAGATAGAGAGAAAGTGTGAATTTAAAAAGTATTTTGATGGAAAAGTTGTATCCTATGATGTAAAACTGTTAAAGCCTGAAAAGGAAATCTATGAGGAGCTATTGAAAAAATATAATTTAAATCCTGAGGAAACTCTATTTATAGATGATACTTTAGCAAATACTGAAGGAGCAGAAAAATTAGGAATTTCAACTATACATTTGATAAATAAAGAGAAATTAAAAGAGGAGTTAGAAAAATTTTTATAA